The following are encoded in a window of Rosa chinensis cultivar Old Blush chromosome 4, RchiOBHm-V2, whole genome shotgun sequence genomic DNA:
- the LOC112197353 gene encoding protein MEI2-like 4 isoform X1 has translation MPSEVMDIKGLSSSSFFSEDFPNERQVGFWKSDNMPDKHAGEKSLASSSLENCQTVKSLDHPDFFLMPEQKVKPSFNRQAVGAERALSHSLNLSRAVSLDSGVISNVNVETASYYAEGGKVNMMGTQYESSLFSSSLSELFSRKLRLSSNNTQYGHSVDSVASNYEEEEVFESLEEMEAQTIGNLLPDDDELLSGVTDGLEYNVPLTAGDDIEELDFFSSSGGMDLGDDGLSAGLNNSDCPGGVSNVLQCSGSVAGEHPNGEHPSRTLFVRNINSNIEDSELRTLFEQYGDIRTLYTACKHRGFVMISYYDIRAASNAMKALQNKPLRRRKLDIHYSIPKDNPSEKDVNQGTLVVFNLDSSVSNDELSELFGVYGEIKEIRETPNRSHHKFIEFYDVRAAESALNAMNRSDIAGKRIKLEPSRPGGAKRSSGLQLPQELEQDDCGLYFQQSSPPSNSVTGFSGAITSSGTDNGAIMTVHSSAPSFENMFHHGISSSVPNSLSSMMRVESAVSQSGLTESIHSASPLKFDIHGSPAFHPHSLPEYHNGLTNGINCNSTGSVSASINVRPPDNRHFTRVSSGHSRELNDSAFGSMGNVNCPIPGHHYAWNNSFQSQAPGMMWPNSPSFVNGISAAHPSQRMHGLPRAPSHMLNAAMPINKHHVGSAPGANPMWDRRQAYAGESPESSGFHPGSLGNMRMPNNSPHSLEFVSRNMFPHVNGNGMDLPIPHKNVGPQAHHQRCMMYPGRSQMVPVMNSFDQPTERPRSRRNEGSSNQVDNKKQYELDIDRIMRGDDNRTTLMIKNIPNKYTSKMLLAAIDERHRGTYDFIYLPIDFKNKCNVGYAFINMTDPRQIVPFYQSFNGKKWEKFNSEKVASIAYARIQGKAALIAHFQNSSLMNEDKRCRPILFNTDGPNAGDQVPFPMGVNVRTRPGKSRTTTQEESHGGSPPNSGDGEHSCNGGSSAGSKDSD, from the exons ATGCCATCTGAAGTAATGGACATTAAGGGCCTGTCATCTTCTTCGTTCTTCTCCGAAGATTTCCCAAACGAG AGGCAGGTTGGGTTTTGGAAGTCAGATAACATGCCAGATAAACATG CCGGTGAGAAGTCACTTGCATCATCATCTCTTGAGAATTGTCAGACGGTGAAATCTCTGGATCACCCTGATTTTTTCTTAATGCCAGAACAAAAGGTGAAACCCAGCTTCAATAGACAAGCAGTTGGGGCAGAGAGAGCCTTAAGTCATTCGTTGAATTTATCGAGAGCCGTGAGCCTTGACTCGGGAGTAATATCTAATGTAAATGTTGAGACAGCATCTTACTATGCGGAAGGTGGCAAAGTCAATATGATGGGAACACAGTATGAGAGTAGCCTTTTCTCGAGTTCATTATCTGAGTTGTTCAGTAGGAAGT TGAGACTATCGTCAAACAATACACAATATGGACATTCTGTTGATAGTGTTGCCTCAAACTATGAGGAAGAGGAAGTTTTTGAGTCCCTTGAAGAAATGGAGGCCCAAACCATCGGAAACCTTCTCCCTGATGATGATGAGTTGCTTTCTGGAGTTACCGATGGGCTCGAGTATAATGTTCCACTCACTGCTGGGGATGATATTGAGGAGTTGGATTTTTTTAGCAGTAGTGGAGGGATGGATTTGGGAGACGATGGTTTGTCAGCTGGACTAAACAATTCTGATTGTCCTGGAGGAGTTTCGAATGTTTTGCAATGCAGTGGTTCAGTAGCTGGAGAACACCCTAATGGTGAACACCCTTCTAGGACATTGTTTGTGAGAAATATAAATAGCAACATTGAAGACTCTGAGTTGAGAACCCTGTTTGAG CAATACGGAGACATTCGGACTCTTTATACAGCCTGCAAACACCGTGGGTTTGTTATGATATCATATTATGATATTAGAGCAGCCTCGAATGCGATGAAAGCACTCCAGAACAAACCATTGAGGCGCCGGAAGCTTGACATTCATTACTCGATTCCAAAG GACAATCCTTCAGAGAAAGATGTTAATCAGGGCACTCTTGTGGTGTTTAACCTTGATTCTTCTGTTTCTAATGATGAACTTAGTGAGCTTTTTGGTGTCTATGGGGAAATCAAAGAG ATCCGTGAAACaccaaatagaagtcatcacAAGTTTATCGAATTTTATGATGTTAGAGCTGCAGAATCTGCTCTTAATGCCATGAACAGGAGTGATATAGCCGGGAAGAGGATTAAGCTTGAGCCAAGTCGTCCTGGAGGTGCAAAAAGGAG CTCGGGGCTGCAGTTACCTCAAGAGTTAGAGCAGGATGATTGTGGCCTTTATTTTCAGCAGAGTAGTCCTCCTAGTAACTCTGTTACTGGTTTCTCTG GTGCAATTAcatcctctggcacagataatGGAGCTATTATGACTGTACACTCTTCAGCTCCATCTTTTGAGAACATGTTCCATCACGGGATCTCATCTAGTGTACCCAACAGCCTATCTTCTATGATGAGAGTTGAATCAGCAGTCAGTCAGTCTGGCCTTACTGAGTCCATTCATTCAGCAAGCCCGCTGAAATTTGACATCCACGGCTCACCAGCTTTTCATCCTCATTCACTTCCAGAGTATCATAATGGTTTAACTAATGGCATCAACTGCAATTCAACAGGCAGTGTATCTGCAAGTATCAATGTCAGACCACCAGATAACAGGCACTTTACCAGAGTCTCAAGTGGGCACTCACGTGAACTTAATGATAGTG CTTTTGGATCTATGGGTAACGTGAACTGCCCTATTCCTGGACATCATTATGCATGGAACAATTCCTTTCAGTCTCAGGCTCCAGGAATGATGTGGCCAAACTCACCATCATTTGTTAATGGAATTTCGGCAGCCCATCCCTCACAACGGATGCATGGACTTCCTAGGGCACCATCTCATATGTTAAATGCAGCAATGCCCATAAATAAACATCATGTGGGTTCAGCACCAGGGGCTAACCCAATGTGGGACCGGAGACAAGCATATGCAGGGGAATCCCCCGAGTCATCTGGATTTCATCCAGGCTCTCTTGGGAATATGAGAATGCCAAATAACTCACCTCATTCGTTGGAATTTGTTTCTCGTAACATGTTTCCTCATGTTAATGGAAATGGCATGGACCTGCCAATTCCCCACAAAAATGTAGGACCCCAGGCCCATCATCAGAGGTGCATGATGTATCCTGGAAGAAGTCAGATGGTTCCTGTTATGAATTCATTTGATCAACCTACTGAACGTCCGAGAAGTCGTAGAAATGAAGGCAGCTCTAATCAGGTTGACAACAAGAAACAGTATGAACTTGATATTGACCGCATTATGCGAGGGGATGACAACAGAACAACACTTATGATAAAGAATATTCCTAACAA GTATACCTCAAAGATGCTTTTGGCTGCAATTGATGAGCGTCATCGTGGAACATATGATTTCATTTATCTGCCAATTGATTTTAAG AACAAATGCAATGTGGGGTATGCATTCATCAATATGACTGATCCAAGACAGATTGTTCCATTTTATCAG TCATTCAATGGGAAGAAATGGGAGAAGTTTAATAGTGAGAAGGTGGCATCAATTGCTTATGCTCGAATTCAAGGCAAAGCTGCTCTGATTGCACATTTCCAGAACTCAAGCCTGATGAATGAGGATAAGCGATGCCGTCCCATTCTCTTCAATACTGATGGCCCCAATGCAGGTGATCAG GTGCCTTTCCCGATGGGTGTTAATGTTCGTACGAGACCTGGAAAGTCTCGAACAACCACCCAGGAGGAGAGCCATGGAGGGAGCCCACCGAACTCAGGAGATGGGGAACATTCTTGTAATGGAGGATCATCTGCAGGTTCCAAGGACTCGGACTAA
- the LOC112197353 gene encoding protein MEI2-like 4 isoform X2, with protein MPSEVMDIKGLSSSSFFSEDFPNERQVGFWKSDNMPDKHAGEKSLASSSLENCQTVKSLDHPDFFLMPEQKVKPSFNRQAVGAERALSHSLNLSRAVSLDSGVISNVNVETASYYAEGGKVNMMGTQYESSLFSSSLSELFSRKLRLSSNNTQYGHSVDSVASNYEEEEVFESLEEMEAQTIGNLLPDDDELLSGVTDGLEYNVPLTAGDDIEELDFFSSSGGMDLGDDGLSAGLNNSDCPGGVSNVLQCSGSVAGEHPNGEHPSRTLFVRNINSNIEDSELRTLFEQYGDIRTLYTACKHRGFVMISYYDIRAASNAMKALQNKPLRRRKLDIHYSIPKDNPSEKDVNQGTLVVFNLDSSVSNDELSELFGVYGEIKEIRETPNRSHHKFIEFYDVRAAESALNAMNRSDIAGKRIKLEPSRPGGAKRSSGLQLPQELEQDDCGLYFQQSSPPSNSVTGFSDNGAIMTVHSSAPSFENMFHHGISSSVPNSLSSMMRVESAVSQSGLTESIHSASPLKFDIHGSPAFHPHSLPEYHNGLTNGINCNSTGSVSASINVRPPDNRHFTRVSSGHSRELNDSAFGSMGNVNCPIPGHHYAWNNSFQSQAPGMMWPNSPSFVNGISAAHPSQRMHGLPRAPSHMLNAAMPINKHHVGSAPGANPMWDRRQAYAGESPESSGFHPGSLGNMRMPNNSPHSLEFVSRNMFPHVNGNGMDLPIPHKNVGPQAHHQRCMMYPGRSQMVPVMNSFDQPTERPRSRRNEGSSNQVDNKKQYELDIDRIMRGDDNRTTLMIKNIPNKYTSKMLLAAIDERHRGTYDFIYLPIDFKNKCNVGYAFINMTDPRQIVPFYQSFNGKKWEKFNSEKVASIAYARIQGKAALIAHFQNSSLMNEDKRCRPILFNTDGPNAGDQVPFPMGVNVRTRPGKSRTTTQEESHGGSPPNSGDGEHSCNGGSSAGSKDSD; from the exons ATGCCATCTGAAGTAATGGACATTAAGGGCCTGTCATCTTCTTCGTTCTTCTCCGAAGATTTCCCAAACGAG AGGCAGGTTGGGTTTTGGAAGTCAGATAACATGCCAGATAAACATG CCGGTGAGAAGTCACTTGCATCATCATCTCTTGAGAATTGTCAGACGGTGAAATCTCTGGATCACCCTGATTTTTTCTTAATGCCAGAACAAAAGGTGAAACCCAGCTTCAATAGACAAGCAGTTGGGGCAGAGAGAGCCTTAAGTCATTCGTTGAATTTATCGAGAGCCGTGAGCCTTGACTCGGGAGTAATATCTAATGTAAATGTTGAGACAGCATCTTACTATGCGGAAGGTGGCAAAGTCAATATGATGGGAACACAGTATGAGAGTAGCCTTTTCTCGAGTTCATTATCTGAGTTGTTCAGTAGGAAGT TGAGACTATCGTCAAACAATACACAATATGGACATTCTGTTGATAGTGTTGCCTCAAACTATGAGGAAGAGGAAGTTTTTGAGTCCCTTGAAGAAATGGAGGCCCAAACCATCGGAAACCTTCTCCCTGATGATGATGAGTTGCTTTCTGGAGTTACCGATGGGCTCGAGTATAATGTTCCACTCACTGCTGGGGATGATATTGAGGAGTTGGATTTTTTTAGCAGTAGTGGAGGGATGGATTTGGGAGACGATGGTTTGTCAGCTGGACTAAACAATTCTGATTGTCCTGGAGGAGTTTCGAATGTTTTGCAATGCAGTGGTTCAGTAGCTGGAGAACACCCTAATGGTGAACACCCTTCTAGGACATTGTTTGTGAGAAATATAAATAGCAACATTGAAGACTCTGAGTTGAGAACCCTGTTTGAG CAATACGGAGACATTCGGACTCTTTATACAGCCTGCAAACACCGTGGGTTTGTTATGATATCATATTATGATATTAGAGCAGCCTCGAATGCGATGAAAGCACTCCAGAACAAACCATTGAGGCGCCGGAAGCTTGACATTCATTACTCGATTCCAAAG GACAATCCTTCAGAGAAAGATGTTAATCAGGGCACTCTTGTGGTGTTTAACCTTGATTCTTCTGTTTCTAATGATGAACTTAGTGAGCTTTTTGGTGTCTATGGGGAAATCAAAGAG ATCCGTGAAACaccaaatagaagtcatcacAAGTTTATCGAATTTTATGATGTTAGAGCTGCAGAATCTGCTCTTAATGCCATGAACAGGAGTGATATAGCCGGGAAGAGGATTAAGCTTGAGCCAAGTCGTCCTGGAGGTGCAAAAAGGAG CTCGGGGCTGCAGTTACCTCAAGAGTTAGAGCAGGATGATTGTGGCCTTTATTTTCAGCAGAGTAGTCCTCCTAGTAACTCTGTTACTGGTTTCTCTG ataatGGAGCTATTATGACTGTACACTCTTCAGCTCCATCTTTTGAGAACATGTTCCATCACGGGATCTCATCTAGTGTACCCAACAGCCTATCTTCTATGATGAGAGTTGAATCAGCAGTCAGTCAGTCTGGCCTTACTGAGTCCATTCATTCAGCAAGCCCGCTGAAATTTGACATCCACGGCTCACCAGCTTTTCATCCTCATTCACTTCCAGAGTATCATAATGGTTTAACTAATGGCATCAACTGCAATTCAACAGGCAGTGTATCTGCAAGTATCAATGTCAGACCACCAGATAACAGGCACTTTACCAGAGTCTCAAGTGGGCACTCACGTGAACTTAATGATAGTG CTTTTGGATCTATGGGTAACGTGAACTGCCCTATTCCTGGACATCATTATGCATGGAACAATTCCTTTCAGTCTCAGGCTCCAGGAATGATGTGGCCAAACTCACCATCATTTGTTAATGGAATTTCGGCAGCCCATCCCTCACAACGGATGCATGGACTTCCTAGGGCACCATCTCATATGTTAAATGCAGCAATGCCCATAAATAAACATCATGTGGGTTCAGCACCAGGGGCTAACCCAATGTGGGACCGGAGACAAGCATATGCAGGGGAATCCCCCGAGTCATCTGGATTTCATCCAGGCTCTCTTGGGAATATGAGAATGCCAAATAACTCACCTCATTCGTTGGAATTTGTTTCTCGTAACATGTTTCCTCATGTTAATGGAAATGGCATGGACCTGCCAATTCCCCACAAAAATGTAGGACCCCAGGCCCATCATCAGAGGTGCATGATGTATCCTGGAAGAAGTCAGATGGTTCCTGTTATGAATTCATTTGATCAACCTACTGAACGTCCGAGAAGTCGTAGAAATGAAGGCAGCTCTAATCAGGTTGACAACAAGAAACAGTATGAACTTGATATTGACCGCATTATGCGAGGGGATGACAACAGAACAACACTTATGATAAAGAATATTCCTAACAA GTATACCTCAAAGATGCTTTTGGCTGCAATTGATGAGCGTCATCGTGGAACATATGATTTCATTTATCTGCCAATTGATTTTAAG AACAAATGCAATGTGGGGTATGCATTCATCAATATGACTGATCCAAGACAGATTGTTCCATTTTATCAG TCATTCAATGGGAAGAAATGGGAGAAGTTTAATAGTGAGAAGGTGGCATCAATTGCTTATGCTCGAATTCAAGGCAAAGCTGCTCTGATTGCACATTTCCAGAACTCAAGCCTGATGAATGAGGATAAGCGATGCCGTCCCATTCTCTTCAATACTGATGGCCCCAATGCAGGTGATCAG GTGCCTTTCCCGATGGGTGTTAATGTTCGTACGAGACCTGGAAAGTCTCGAACAACCACCCAGGAGGAGAGCCATGGAGGGAGCCCACCGAACTCAGGAGATGGGGAACATTCTTGTAATGGAGGATCATCTGCAGGTTCCAAGGACTCGGACTAA